The following proteins are encoded in a genomic region of Neovison vison isolate M4711 chromosome 12, ASM_NN_V1, whole genome shotgun sequence:
- the TAS2R9 gene encoding taste receptor type 2 member 9 produces the protein MLSTMEVIYTILIAGELTIGVWGNAFIVLVNCTGWIKRRDISTIDVILVSLAFSRICLLCVISLDGFLICISPDTYANSKLMSIVDVFWTLSNHSSVWFTSCLSIFYLLKIANISHPLFLWLKLKINRIILGIFLMSFLSCIIISVSMNENFWDPFKVNDKENITWELKVSKIPSAFKLLFLNLGVIIPFVLCLTSFLLLLFSLIRHTKQRKLYATGSRDPSTEAHMRAIKALIIFLLLFLTYYAVFIILTSSLLIPQGELVVMFGSAIAVIFPSSHSFILIMGNSKLRKAFLKGLRVVKSFHRGRKPFVLQRILNTRRKKSTEDPLPSPN, from the coding sequence ATGCTAAGTACAATGGAGGTAATATATACCATCTTGATCGCTGGTGAACTGACTATAGGAGTTTGGGGAAATGCATTTATTGTACTGGTTAACTGTACTGGCTGGATCAAAAGGAGAGATATTTCCACGATTGACGTCATCTTGGTGAGCTTAGCCTTCTCCAGAATCTGTTTGTTGTGTGTGATATCTTTAGATGGCTTTCTTATATGCATCTCTCCAGATACATATGCCAATAGCAAGTTAATGAGCATTGTGGATGTTTTCTGGACACTTAGCAATCATTCAAGTGTCTGGTTTACTTCTTGCCTCAGCATCTTCTATTTACTGAAGATAGCTAATATATCCCACCCACTTTTCCTCTGGCTGAAACTAAAGATTAACAGAATCATCCTGGGGATTTTTCTGATGTCCTTCCTTAGCTGTATAATCATTAGTGTTTCAATGAATGAGAACTTCTGGGATCCCTTCAAAGTCAATGATAAGGAAAACATAACTTGGGAACTGAAAGTGAGTAAAATCCCAAGTGCTTTCAAACTGCTTTTCCTGAACCTGGGGGTTATCATTCCCTTTGTTCTTTGCCTAACCTCGTTTCTCTTACTACTTTTCTCTCTAATTAGACACACCAAGCAGAGGAAACTTTATGCCACAGGGTCCAGAGACCCCAGCACAGAGGCCCACATGAGGGCCATAAAGGCACTGAtcatctttctgcttctcttccttacGTACTATGCAGTCTTTATTATACTAACCTCTAGCTTACTGATTCCTCAGGGAGAATTAGTGGTGATGTTTGGTAGTGCTATAGCTGTCATTTTCCCATCAAGCCATTCATTCATCCTGATAATGGGGAACAGCAAACTGAGGAAGGCTTTTCTGAAAGGGCTAAGGGTTGTGAAGAGTTTCCACAGAGGAAGAAAACCTTTTGTTCTGCAGAGAATCCTGAATACAAGGAGAAAGAAATCAACAGAagatcctctcccttctcccaattAA